The Deltaproteobacteria bacterium genome has a segment encoding these proteins:
- the rplM gene encoding 50S ribosomal protein L13 → MASQSTQTTYSAKPKDIVRAWHLIDAQDKVLGRISTQIAMILKGKTKAMYTPSMDTGDFVVVINADKVKLTGTKEENKVFYSHTMFPGGLRTVNMATLRAKHPEDIILNAVRRMLPRSALGRAMFKKLKVYAGPTHPHAAQKPVALEIKGA, encoded by the coding sequence GTGGCCAGCCAGAGCACCCAGACCACCTACTCCGCCAAGCCGAAGGACATCGTCCGTGCGTGGCACCTCATCGACGCCCAGGACAAGGTCCTCGGCCGCATCTCGACGCAGATCGCGATGATCCTCAAGGGCAAGACGAAAGCGATGTACACGCCCTCCATGGACACCGGCGACTTCGTGGTGGTGATCAACGCCGACAAGGTGAAGCTCACCGGCACCAAGGAAGAGAACAAGGTCTTCTACTCGCACACCATGTTCCCGGGCGGCCTGCGCACCGTGAACATGGCCACCCTGCGCGCCAAGCACCCCGAGGACATCATCCTCAACGCCGTGCGCCGCATGCTGCCCCGCAGCGCGCTCGGCCGGGCGATGTTCAAGAAGCTCAAGGTCTACGCCGGCCCCACGCACCCGCACGCGGCCCAGAAGCCGGTCGCGCTCGAGATCAAGGGCGCCTAA
- a CDS encoding DUF2378 family protein, with the protein MSMLDTSAAAARTFDAKLVEALFARGLDGQLSKRARRRLEDAGLDLQRLPARASREQVLAWLAIAAEELEPGIDPALAHRRLGERLVRGFTGGWRTRAMLAAARAAGAERTLGRLVGRHNAPSNFLALEFTREGPGAYALELNLEAPHPELLVGLVEAALAELGAAGAEVHLAARGPQERLEIRLPKR; encoded by the coding sequence GTGAGCATGCTCGACACCAGCGCCGCGGCGGCGCGGACCTTCGACGCCAAGCTGGTGGAGGCGCTCTTCGCGCGCGGCCTCGATGGCCAGCTGTCGAAGCGTGCGCGGCGCCGGCTCGAGGATGCGGGCCTGGATCTGCAGCGGCTGCCTGCTCGGGCCTCGCGCGAGCAGGTGCTGGCGTGGCTGGCGATCGCGGCGGAGGAGCTCGAGCCGGGGATCGATCCCGCGCTGGCGCACCGGCGGCTGGGCGAGCGGCTGGTGCGCGGCTTCACGGGCGGCTGGCGGACGCGGGCCATGCTCGCAGCGGCGCGGGCCGCGGGCGCCGAGCGGACGCTGGGAAGGCTCGTGGGCCGGCACAACGCGCCGTCGAACTTCCTGGCGCTCGAGTTCACCCGCGAGGGGCCCGGCGCCTATGCGCTGGAGCTCAATCTGGAAGCGCCGCACCCCGAGCTTTTGGTGGGCCTGGTCGAGGCCGCGCTGGCCGAGCTGGGCGCGGCGGGAGCCGAGGTGCATCTCGCGGCGCGCGGGCCGCAAGAGCGGCTCGAGATCCGGCTGCCGAAGCGGTAG
- a CDS encoding pyruvate dehydrogenase complex dihydrolipoamide acetyltransferase, with protein sequence MAVSIAMPLLSPTMTEGTIARWNKKEGDAVKSGDALAEVETDKATLDVEAYDEGTLLKIVVPAGGKVAVGAPIAIVGKPGEDFAALLTAAPTAPAPAPAPAPAAPAPAPAAARGQTVQTPAAASPATRQVPPQPVKPLTAPTRMIQAAAPARPATNGFSEPAARVRSSPLARRMARDSGLELRGISGSGPGGRVVKRDVEELLARGGPAAPGVAPAMGDELIPLSNMRRVIAQRLVEAKRNVPHFYLTVEIDMERAMALRTELKEGGSGITVNDLIVRACALALVRVPQANRSFTEDGMLQHHASDVGVAVALEDGLITPVVRSAEQKTVSQISAEVKTLAERARNRKLLPEEYTGGSMAVSNLGMYGVDEFIAVINPPQSCILAVGAVAERPAAVAGKLEVRKRMSATLSCDHRAIDGATGAKLLAEIKALLEKPLALGF encoded by the coding sequence ATGGCCGTGTCGATCGCGATGCCGCTGCTCTCGCCCACGATGACCGAGGGCACCATCGCCAGGTGGAACAAGAAGGAAGGCGACGCGGTGAAGAGCGGCGACGCCCTCGCCGAGGTGGAGACCGACAAGGCCACCCTCGACGTGGAGGCGTACGACGAAGGCACGCTGTTGAAGATCGTGGTTCCGGCGGGCGGCAAGGTGGCCGTCGGCGCGCCGATCGCGATCGTGGGTAAGCCCGGTGAGGACTTTGCTGCGCTGCTCACGGCAGCTCCCACCGCGCCCGCTCCTGCTCCTGCGCCCGCTCCGGCTGCTCCCGCTCCCGCCCCGGCTGCTGCGCGCGGTCAGACCGTGCAAACGCCTGCTGCCGCTTCCCCGGCCACGCGTCAGGTGCCGCCGCAGCCCGTGAAGCCGCTCACCGCGCCCACGCGGATGATCCAGGCCGCGGCACCGGCTCGACCTGCGACCAACGGCTTCTCCGAGCCTGCGGCCCGGGTGCGCTCCAGCCCGCTCGCGCGGCGCATGGCGCGCGACAGCGGCCTCGAGCTACGGGGCATTTCGGGCTCGGGTCCCGGCGGCCGGGTGGTGAAGCGCGACGTGGAGGAGCTGCTCGCGCGCGGCGGTCCTGCGGCGCCGGGCGTGGCGCCGGCGATGGGCGACGAGCTCATCCCGCTGTCCAACATGCGCCGGGTGATCGCCCAGCGCCTCGTCGAAGCCAAGCGGAACGTGCCGCACTTCTACCTCACGGTGGAGATCGACATGGAGCGCGCCATGGCGCTCCGCACCGAGCTCAAGGAGGGCGGCTCGGGCATCACCGTGAACGACCTCATCGTCCGCGCGTGCGCGCTCGCGCTGGTGCGCGTGCCCCAGGCGAACCGCTCCTTCACCGAAGACGGGATGCTCCAGCACCACGCCAGCGACGTGGGCGTGGCCGTGGCGCTCGAGGACGGCTTGATCACGCCGGTGGTGCGCAGCGCCGAGCAGAAGACGGTCTCGCAGATCTCCGCCGAGGTGAAGACGCTCGCGGAGCGCGCGCGCAACCGCAAGCTCCTGCCCGAGGAGTACACGGGCGGCTCGATGGCGGTGTCCAACCTGGGCATGTATGGCGTGGACGAGTTCATCGCCGTCATCAACCCGCCGCAGTCGTGCATCCTCGCGGTGGGCGCGGTGGCGGAGCGGCCGGCAGCCGTGGCGGGCAAGCTCGAGGTGCGCAAGCGCATGAGCGCCACGCTCTCGTGCGATCACCGCGCCATCGACGGAGCGACGGGCGCCAAGCTGCTCGCGGAGATCAAGGCGCTGCTCGAGAAGCCGCTGGCGCTGGGCTTCTGA
- the polX gene encoding DNA polymerase/3'-5' exonuclease PolX → MSEPDKAELVRVLREIGLLLQLKGESVYKVRAYEKAADVLVQYQGALRPLIDEGRLEELEGFGKAIATKISELVQTGRLPYYDELVAEFPITLLEVVQINGVGPKKAATLHRELGVVDLASLEKACREQRVRTLKGFGEKSELSILEGLAALAKRSTRTPLSKARPLAERALEQVKALPGIVRAEIAGSTRRWSETVGDLDIVASIAEGADPLPVMEAFCALPGVMKVLGTGPTKSSVMIDGMQLDFRVVGDADFGTALHHFTGSKAHHVKLRGLAREKRLTISEWGLYRLDEKGNEGEKLTIPDEAALYRALDMDFIPPELREDRGEIEAARAHRMPDLVELEDLQGITHAHTTDSDGANSVEEMAQAAASRGVKYLSITDHSRAAGYAHGMEIDRLKRQWDEIDRVNSLGLGVRVLKGSEVDILEDGTLDYPDEILEKLEVVIASIHSRFKMDTDQMTARISRAFDNPHLHIWGHATGRLIGTRDGYGLHMEQLLDKAAARGVAIEVNGTPARLDLSADHARLAKARGVKLVLSTDAHAVGELDHLRWAVATARRAGVEKTDVLTRLPVEKFVSTLRGMRH, encoded by the coding sequence ATGAGCGAACCCGACAAGGCCGAGCTCGTCCGCGTGCTGCGCGAGATTGGGCTCTTGCTGCAGCTCAAGGGCGAGAGCGTCTACAAGGTGCGCGCCTACGAGAAGGCCGCCGACGTGCTCGTCCAGTACCAGGGCGCGCTCCGGCCGCTCATCGACGAGGGACGGCTCGAGGAGCTGGAGGGCTTTGGCAAGGCCATCGCCACCAAGATCTCGGAGCTGGTGCAGACGGGTAGGCTTCCCTACTACGACGAGCTCGTCGCCGAGTTCCCCATCACCCTGCTCGAGGTGGTGCAGATCAACGGCGTGGGCCCCAAGAAGGCCGCGACGCTGCACCGCGAGCTGGGCGTGGTGGACCTCGCCAGCCTGGAGAAGGCCTGCCGCGAGCAGCGCGTGCGCACGCTCAAGGGCTTCGGGGAGAAGAGCGAGCTCTCCATCCTCGAGGGCCTGGCCGCGCTCGCCAAGCGTTCGACGCGCACGCCGCTCTCGAAGGCGCGGCCCCTCGCCGAGCGCGCGCTCGAGCAGGTGAAGGCGCTGCCCGGCATCGTGCGCGCGGAGATTGCCGGGAGCACGCGGCGCTGGTCGGAGACGGTAGGCGACCTGGACATCGTCGCGTCGATCGCCGAGGGCGCCGACCCGCTGCCGGTGATGGAGGCCTTCTGCGCGCTGCCGGGCGTGATGAAGGTGCTGGGCACGGGGCCGACCAAGTCGTCGGTGATGATCGACGGCATGCAGCTCGACTTCCGCGTGGTGGGCGACGCCGACTTCGGCACCGCGCTCCACCACTTCACGGGCAGCAAGGCGCACCACGTGAAGCTCCGCGGGCTCGCGCGCGAGAAGCGGCTCACCATCAGCGAGTGGGGGCTCTACCGCCTCGACGAGAAGGGCAACGAGGGCGAGAAGCTCACCATCCCCGACGAGGCCGCGCTCTACCGCGCCCTGGACATGGACTTCATTCCGCCCGAGCTGCGCGAGGACCGCGGTGAGATCGAGGCCGCGCGCGCCCACCGCATGCCAGACCTGGTGGAGCTCGAAGACCTGCAGGGCATCACCCACGCGCACACCACCGACTCCGACGGCGCCAACTCGGTCGAGGAGATGGCCCAGGCCGCGGCTTCACGGGGAGTGAAGTACCTGAGCATCACCGATCACTCGCGCGCCGCCGGCTATGCGCACGGCATGGAGATCGATCGCCTCAAGCGCCAGTGGGACGAGATCGATCGCGTGAATTCGCTCGGGCTCGGCGTGCGCGTGCTCAAGGGCTCCGAGGTGGACATCCTCGAGGACGGCACGCTCGACTACCCCGACGAGATCCTCGAGAAGCTCGAGGTGGTGATCGCGTCGATCCACTCGCGCTTCAAGATGGACACGGACCAGATGACCGCGCGCATCTCTCGCGCGTTCGACAACCCGCACCTGCACATCTGGGGACACGCCACCGGTCGGCTCATCGGAACCCGCGACGGCTACGGGCTGCACATGGAGCAGCTCCTCGACAAGGCGGCGGCCCGCGGTGTGGCCATCGAGGTGAACGGCACGCCCGCGCGGCTGGATCTCTCGGCGGATCACGCGCGGCTCGCGAAGGCGCGCGGCGTGAAGCTGGTGCTCTCCACCGACGCGCACGCCGTGGGCGAGCTCGATCACCTGCGCTGGGCCGTGGCCACCGCGCGCCGCGCCGGCGTCGAGAAGACCGACGTGCTCACCCGCCTGCCCGTGGAGAAGTTCGTGTCCACGCTGCGCGGGATGCGGCACTGA
- a CDS encoding pirin family protein yields MITLRPSAARAHFDHGWLDTRHTFSFADYYDPAHMGFRDLRVINEDRVEAGQGFGTHGHRDMEIISYVLEGELAHRDSTGGGGTLRPGDVQRMSAGSGVQHSEFNGSREKPVHFLQIWLLPGKKGIAPSYDQKNFPEAERLGVLRPVASPDGRDGSLAIHQDVVVRAGLLEPGQSVALDLAPGRHAWVQLARGSVTVNGQALQAGDGAAISDETRLELKATGDARAELLVFDLR; encoded by the coding sequence ATGATCACCCTGCGACCTTCGGCCGCGCGCGCCCACTTCGACCACGGCTGGCTCGACACGCGGCACACCTTCTCCTTCGCCGACTACTACGACCCCGCGCACATGGGCTTTCGTGACCTGCGGGTCATCAACGAGGACCGCGTGGAGGCCGGGCAGGGCTTCGGCACCCACGGCCACCGGGACATGGAGATCATCTCCTACGTGCTCGAGGGCGAGCTGGCCCACCGGGATTCGACCGGCGGCGGGGGCACCCTGCGCCCCGGCGACGTGCAGCGCATGAGCGCAGGCTCGGGCGTGCAGCACAGCGAGTTCAACGGCTCGCGCGAGAAGCCGGTGCACTTCCTCCAGATCTGGCTGCTGCCGGGCAAGAAGGGCATCGCGCCGTCGTACGACCAGAAGAACTTCCCCGAGGCGGAGCGGCTGGGCGTGCTGCGTCCGGTGGCCTCGCCCGATGGCCGCGACGGCTCGCTCGCGATCCACCAGGACGTGGTGGTGCGCGCGGGGCTGCTCGAGCCTGGTCAGTCGGTGGCGCTCGACCTGGCGCCGGGCCGGCACGCCTGGGTGCAGCTCGCGCGGGGGAGCGTCACCGTGAACGGCCAGGCGCTCCAGGCCGGCGACGGCGCGGCCATCTCCGACGAGACACGGCTCGAGCTCAAGGCCACCGGCGATGCTCGCGCTGAGCTGCTCGTCTTCGACCTGCGGTGA
- the rpsI gene encoding 30S ribosomal protein S9 produces MAREQKWLATGRRKEAVARVWIKGGTGEITINHRPIDNYFGRQTSKMIVRQPLELVEQKDKLDVVVNVVGGGLSGQAGAIRHGITRALMAYNPEFRPALKKAGFVTRDARAVERKKYGRPGARKRFQFSKR; encoded by the coding sequence ATGGCACGTGAGCAGAAGTGGCTGGCGACGGGTCGTCGGAAGGAAGCGGTGGCCCGCGTTTGGATCAAGGGCGGCACCGGCGAGATCACCATCAACCACCGGCCCATCGATAACTACTTCGGCCGCCAGACGTCGAAGATGATCGTCCGGCAGCCGCTGGAGCTGGTGGAGCAGAAGGACAAGCTCGATGTGGTGGTGAACGTGGTCGGCGGCGGGCTCTCGGGCCAGGCCGGCGCCATTCGCCACGGCATCACCCGCGCCCTCATGGCGTACAACCCGGAGTTCCGCCCGGCGCTGAAGAAGGCGGGCTTCGTGACCCGCGACGCGCGCGCGGTGGAGCGCAAGAAGTACGGCCGCCCCGGCGCCCGCAAGCGCTTCCAGTTCAGCAAGCGCTAG
- a CDS encoding zinc-binding alcohol dehydrogenase family protein, producing the protein MPERPLPSNMRALRFNAFGPPSKLSMVDVVRPGPRFGEVLVQVQAAGINPSDVKNVGGRFKQTSLPRTPGRDFAGIVADGPGNIDGTEVWGTGAELGFTRDGTHAEYVRVPLEGIRPRPQSLTPAQAAAAGTPFVTAYLMVERTNIRAGDTVLVIGGTGAVGSAAIQLARWMGARVLATTRKPDAAPHLAGRVDTWIKLPTDPLPAAVLAATGGRGVDVVLNTVGGETFEPGIRCAARGGRVAAIASNPPAVSFDLVDFYHRELALFGIDSLKHESPACGAILERLADGFVRGALSVPMPKTLPLAEGVAAYERVEAGGSEKIVLAP; encoded by the coding sequence ATGCCCGAACGTCCGCTGCCCTCGAACATGCGCGCGCTGCGCTTCAACGCCTTTGGTCCGCCGTCGAAGCTGTCCATGGTCGACGTGGTGCGTCCCGGGCCGCGCTTCGGCGAGGTGCTCGTGCAGGTTCAGGCAGCGGGCATCAATCCGAGCGACGTGAAGAACGTCGGCGGCCGCTTCAAGCAGACCAGCCTCCCGCGCACGCCCGGGCGCGACTTCGCGGGCATCGTCGCGGACGGCCCTGGCAACATCGACGGCACCGAGGTCTGGGGCACCGGCGCCGAGCTCGGCTTCACCCGCGACGGCACCCACGCCGAGTACGTGCGCGTGCCGCTCGAGGGCATCCGGCCGCGCCCGCAATCGCTCACGCCCGCCCAGGCCGCTGCCGCGGGCACGCCGTTCGTCACCGCGTACTTGATGGTCGAGCGCACCAATATCCGCGCGGGCGACACGGTCCTGGTCATCGGCGGCACCGGCGCCGTGGGCTCCGCCGCGATCCAGCTCGCGCGCTGGATGGGCGCGCGCGTCCTGGCCACCACGCGCAAGCCGGACGCCGCGCCGCACCTCGCGGGCCGCGTGGATACCTGGATCAAGCTGCCCACGGATCCGCTCCCGGCCGCGGTGCTGGCGGCGACCGGCGGACGCGGCGTGGACGTGGTCCTGAACACCGTCGGCGGCGAGACCTTCGAGCCCGGCATTCGCTGCGCCGCGCGCGGTGGCCGGGTGGCGGCCATCGCCTCCAACCCGCCCGCCGTGAGCTTCGACCTCGTGGACTTCTACCACCGCGAGCTCGCGCTCTTCGGCATCGACTCGCTCAAGCACGAGAGCCCGGCCTGCGGCGCCATCCTGGAGCGCCTCGCCGATGGCTTCGTGCGTGGCGCCCTGTCGGTGCCCATGCCCAAGACGCTCCCGCTCGCCGAGGGCGTGGCCGCGTACGAGCGCGTGGAGGCTGGTGGCAGCGAGAAGATCGTCCTCGCGCCCTGA
- the recA gene encoding recombinase RecA, whose amino-acid sequence MSVNPEKEKALELAVSTIEKQFGKGSIMRLGNEAALGKDVQAISTGSLSLDIALGVGGVPKGRVVEIFGPESSGKTTLCLHIVAEAQKRGGVCGYIDAEHALDVNYARKLGVRTDDLLISQPDTGEQGLEIAEMLVRSGAIDVLVVDSVAALVPKSELEGEMGDATMGVQARLMSQALRKLTGTIAKSQTCMIFINQIRMKIGVMFGNPETTTGGNALKFYASQRLDIRRVGAIKNGEAVVGNRTRVKVVKNKVAPPFKEVEFDIMYGEGISKEGDVLDLASNDNIVEKSGAWFSFKGERVGQGREAAKEYLKQHPEVTREIEARVFEKYGIKTGPKLEAVPPAEEEVEEKAKRKSANK is encoded by the coding sequence ATGTCGGTGAATCCGGAGAAGGAGAAGGCGCTCGAGCTGGCGGTTTCCACCATCGAGAAGCAGTTCGGCAAGGGCTCCATCATGCGCCTGGGGAATGAAGCGGCCCTGGGCAAGGACGTCCAGGCCATCTCCACCGGCTCGCTCTCGCTCGACATCGCGCTCGGCGTGGGCGGCGTGCCCAAGGGCCGGGTGGTGGAGATCTTCGGGCCGGAGAGCTCCGGCAAGACCACGCTCTGCCTCCACATCGTGGCCGAGGCCCAGAAGCGCGGCGGCGTGTGCGGCTACATCGACGCGGAGCACGCGCTCGACGTGAACTACGCGCGCAAGCTCGGCGTTCGCACCGACGACCTCCTCATCAGCCAGCCCGACACCGGCGAGCAGGGTCTGGAGATCGCCGAGATGCTGGTGCGCTCCGGCGCCATCGACGTGCTGGTGGTCGACTCCGTGGCCGCGTTGGTGCCCAAGTCCGAGCTCGAGGGCGAGATGGGCGACGCCACCATGGGCGTGCAGGCGCGCTTGATGAGCCAGGCGCTGCGCAAGCTCACCGGCACCATCGCCAAGAGCCAGACCTGCATGATCTTCATCAACCAGATCCGCATGAAGATCGGCGTGATGTTCGGCAACCCGGAGACCACCACGGGCGGCAACGCGCTCAAGTTCTACGCCAGCCAGCGCCTCGACATCCGCCGGGTGGGCGCCATCAAGAACGGCGAGGCGGTGGTGGGCAACCGCACCCGCGTGAAGGTGGTGAAGAACAAGGTGGCGCCTCCGTTCAAGGAGGTCGAGTTCGACATCATGTACGGCGAGGGCATCTCCAAGGAGGGCGACGTCCTCGACCTGGCCTCCAACGACAACATCGTGGAGAAGAGCGGCGCCTGGTTCAGCTTCAAGGGCGAGCGCGTGGGCCAGGGCCGCGAGGCCGCCAAGGAGTACCTCAAGCAGCACCCCGAGGTGACCCGGGAGATCGAGGCCCGCGTCTTCGAGAAGTACGGCATCAAGACCGGCCCCAAGCTCGAGGCGGTGCCTCCGGCTGAGGAAGAGGTCGAGGAGAAGGCCAAGCGCAAGTCGGCGAACAAGTAG
- a CDS encoding IS110 family transposase, translating into MAEAITGTTLGVDLGDKQSELCMLDTSGAVVRRAKVATKPAALEAEFGRLKATRVVIEVGTHSGWVVEVLRKAGHEVIVANPRQVKLISEGRRKTDRHDAELLARLGRSDVSLLSPVTPRALGDREALALIRSRDQLVKLRTSLVNHVRGAMKAFGFRLPSKIDAAAMHRHRGEIPVSLQPALWPLFDQLQALAQSIAALDESIEAEAAKRPDVALLTPIRGVGTLTALAFVLVVGDASRFRRSRTVGAYLGLCSGKRQSGDKDPELSISKCGDPLLRRLLVNCANYILGPFGGESDLRTWGLKLAAQGESKRARARAKVAVARKLAVLMHSILKNGTAYEPVGFGKKKELSAAV; encoded by the coding sequence ATGGCGGAAGCTATCACTGGGACGACGCTTGGCGTGGACCTCGGCGACAAGCAGTCTGAGCTGTGCATGCTGGACACCAGCGGAGCTGTGGTGCGTCGAGCGAAGGTGGCGACGAAGCCCGCGGCGCTCGAGGCGGAGTTCGGTCGGCTCAAAGCCACACGCGTGGTGATCGAGGTGGGCACGCACTCGGGCTGGGTCGTGGAGGTGCTACGTAAGGCGGGTCACGAGGTGATCGTGGCCAACCCCAGGCAGGTGAAGCTCATCAGCGAGGGCCGGCGCAAGACCGACCGTCACGACGCCGAGCTCCTGGCGCGCCTCGGGCGCAGCGATGTCTCGCTCCTCTCGCCCGTGACCCCGCGTGCGCTCGGTGACCGCGAGGCCCTGGCGCTCATCCGGAGCCGCGACCAGCTGGTGAAGCTGCGCACCAGCCTGGTCAACCACGTACGCGGGGCGATGAAGGCGTTCGGGTTCAGGCTGCCGAGCAAGATTGACGCTGCGGCGATGCACCGGCACCGCGGCGAGATCCCGGTCTCGCTTCAGCCCGCGCTCTGGCCGCTCTTCGACCAGCTCCAGGCGCTTGCCCAGAGCATCGCCGCGCTGGACGAGAGCATCGAAGCCGAGGCGGCCAAGCGCCCAGACGTGGCGCTGCTCACGCCCATCCGCGGCGTCGGCACCCTCACCGCGCTTGCCTTCGTGCTGGTGGTGGGCGATGCCTCGCGCTTCCGTCGCAGCCGCACGGTCGGCGCGTACCTCGGCCTCTGCTCTGGCAAACGGCAGAGCGGCGACAAAGATCCCGAGCTCTCCATCAGCAAGTGCGGCGACCCGCTGCTGCGACGGCTTCTGGTGAATTGCGCCAACTACATCCTCGGGCCCTTCGGCGGAGAGAGCGACCTGCGGACCTGGGGGCTGAAGCTCGCTGCGCAAGGCGAGAGCAAGCGCGCGCGGGCCCGGGCCAAGGTGGCGGTGGCGCGGAAGCTCGCGGTGCTGATGCACAGCATCTTGAAGAACGGAACGGCCTATGAGCCGGTGGGCTTCGGAAAGAAGAAGGAGCTGAGCGCGGCGGTGTGA
- a CDS encoding helix-turn-helix transcriptional regulator has protein sequence MADPVKTAFCPRFHRAAELVGRRWTGAIVRALLNGVTRFNDLADAVPGLSPRLLTARLRELEAEEIVVREVSGESPLRVTYSLTYKGRALAKVVDALTEWAHDWTEALPGDPADLGHPTHPKKPARR, from the coding sequence ATGGCCGACCCCGTGAAGACCGCGTTCTGCCCTCGCTTCCACCGGGCCGCCGAGCTGGTGGGCAGGCGGTGGACGGGCGCCATCGTCCGCGCCCTCCTCAATGGCGTGACACGCTTCAACGACCTCGCCGACGCCGTGCCCGGCCTCTCCCCGCGGCTGCTCACCGCCCGCTTGCGCGAGCTGGAGGCCGAGGAGATCGTGGTGCGCGAGGTCTCCGGCGAATCACCCCTGCGCGTGACCTACAGCCTCACCTACAAGGGCCGCGCCCTGGCCAAGGTGGTCGACGCGCTCACCGAGTGGGCCCACGACTGGACGGAAGCCTTGCCCGGCGACCCCGCCGACCTGGGCCATCCGACGCATCCGAAGAAGCCCGCGAGGCGCTAG
- a CDS encoding peptidoglycan-binding protein has protein sequence MPSREVRVHTYTVRPGDSLLKLAQAFHTSVAALAKLNHIANPNVIDVGEVLQIPDSFTPTPKMASHAKPAPVLAKGAHGPEVKQLQDDLVKLGYMTRAQEATGPGIFGPHTQAALEAFQRHAKVHVSGKYDAPTRTAMNRALASHGKSTPPTSGHHPSHPTTSAGKLTIPAGRHKAYDFFASFVKSQHGTFYTGAGQMNLIGFRKNDRVGSGAGSYSDVLYAVWKDSAGNPHVSKFAYNTEPAQSMTWDSNDANHDGKPDPGRIPTGFYKYEVSRRSNGAPCLRSEKDFKCERDVNHDGSFKEHFEVWGGDTMLFHQGGYSGTGSAGCQTFSPSEWTRFWDTVHGAHGTIGYTLSRDLPTNV, from the coding sequence ATGCCTTCTCGTGAGGTTCGCGTGCACACGTACACCGTTCGTCCCGGCGATTCGCTGCTGAAGCTGGCCCAGGCGTTTCACACCAGCGTGGCCGCGCTCGCCAAGCTGAACCACATCGCCAACCCGAACGTGATCGACGTCGGCGAGGTGCTGCAGATCCCCGACAGCTTCACGCCGACGCCGAAGATGGCCTCGCACGCCAAGCCCGCGCCAGTGCTCGCCAAGGGCGCACACGGCCCCGAGGTGAAGCAGCTCCAGGACGATCTGGTGAAGCTGGGCTACATGACCCGCGCCCAGGAAGCGACCGGTCCGGGGATCTTCGGGCCCCACACCCAGGCGGCGCTGGAGGCGTTTCAGCGGCACGCCAAGGTGCACGTCTCCGGCAAGTACGACGCGCCCACGCGCACGGCCATGAACCGCGCGCTCGCTTCGCACGGGAAGTCGACGCCGCCGACCTCGGGGCACCACCCCAGCCACCCGACGACGTCCGCGGGCAAGCTCACCATCCCCGCTGGGCGCCACAAGGCGTACGACTTCTTCGCCAGCTTCGTGAAGAGCCAGCACGGCACGTTCTACACGGGCGCCGGGCAGATGAACCTCATCGGCTTCCGCAAGAACGACCGCGTGGGCAGCGGCGCGGGCAGCTACAGCGACGTGCTCTACGCAGTTTGGAAGGACAGCGCCGGCAACCCGCACGTGAGCAAGTTCGCGTACAACACCGAGCCCGCCCAGAGCATGACCTGGGACTCCAACGACGCGAACCACGACGGCAAGCCCGACCCGGGCCGCATCCCCACCGGCTTCTACAAGTACGAGGTCTCGCGGCGCTCGAACGGCGCGCCCTGCCTGCGCTCGGAGAAGGACTTCAAGTGCGAGCGCGACGTCAACCACGACGGCTCGTTCAAGGAGCACTTCGAGGTCTGGGGCGGCGACACCATGCTCTTCCACCAGGGCGGCTACTCCGGCACCGGCAGCGCCGGCTGCCAGACCTTCTCGCCCAGCGAGTGGACCCGCTTCTGGGACACCGTCCACGGTGCGCACGGCACCATCGGCTACACCCTCAGCCGCGATCTGCCCACCAACGTCTGA